From Mobula hypostoma chromosome 27, sMobHyp1.1, whole genome shotgun sequence, a single genomic window includes:
- the LOC134338404 gene encoding cytochrome c oxidase subunit 6A, mitochondrial-like has protein sequence MMAAMWGRLFRSGFSGVRQLSATAAGAEEHQSARMWKILTFVVAIPGVSVCMLNCYLKAQQHTHERIEFVPYEHLRIRSKPFPWGDGNHSFFHNSHTNPLPTGWED, from the exons ATGATGGCGGCGATGTGGGGACGGCTTTTCCGCAGCGGCTTCAGCGGCGTCCGTCAGCTGTCGGCGACGGCGGCCGGGGCCGAGGAGCACCAGAGCG CACGCATGTGGAAAATCCTGACTTTTGTTGTTGCCATTCCTGGAGTATCCGTGTGCATGTTGAACTGCTACTTGAAGGCTCAGCAACACACCCATGAGAGGATAGAGTTTGTTCCTTACGAGCATCTTCGCATCAGGAGCAAA CCATTCCCTTGGGGTGATGGGAACCATTCTTTCTTCCATAACTCCCATACCAATCCTCTGCCCACTGGCTGGGAAGATTGA